In Flavobacterium lacustre, a genomic segment contains:
- a CDS encoding YggS family pyridoxal phosphate-dependent enzyme: protein MSIEQNLLAIKATLPEQVTLVAVSKTKPISDLMEAYEAGQRIFGENKIQEMAEKWEAMPKDIQWHMIGHVQTNKVKFMAPFVSLIHGVDSLKLLHEINRQAQKNNRIIDCLLQVYIAEEESKFGLDEDELNGVIQFITQNSEVYKNIRIVGLMGMATFTDNQNQIKKEFTHLKSIFDNLKSTETDNLQLNTISMGMSGDYKLAIDCGSTMVRIGSSIFGGR from the coding sequence ATGTCTATAGAACAAAATTTACTTGCCATAAAAGCAACATTACCGGAACAAGTAACGCTAGTTGCTGTTTCAAAAACCAAACCCATTTCGGATTTGATGGAAGCTTATGAAGCAGGACAACGTATTTTTGGTGAAAACAAAATCCAGGAAATGGCCGAAAAATGGGAAGCCATGCCCAAAGATATTCAATGGCACATGATTGGTCATGTACAAACGAACAAGGTCAAATTTATGGCGCCTTTTGTAAGTTTGATTCACGGCGTGGATAGTTTGAAATTACTACACGAAATCAACAGACAGGCACAAAAAAACAATAGAATTATCGATTGTTTGCTTCAAGTATATATTGCCGAAGAGGAAAGTAAATTTGGTCTAGATGAAGATGAATTAAATGGAGTTATTCAATTCATCACACAAAATAGCGAAGTTTATAAAAACATTCGAATTGTTGGATTAATGGGGATGGCTACTTTTACAGATAATCAAAACCAAATTAAGAAGGAATTTACCCATTTGAAATCTATCTTTGATAATTTAAAATCCACGGAGACTGATAACTTACAACTGAACACTATTTCTATGGGAATGTCTGGCGATTATAAACTCGCTATTGACTGCGGAAGTACAATGGTTCGGATAGGAAGTAGTATATTTGGGGGACGATAA
- a CDS encoding 3-hydroxyacyl-CoA dehydrogenase family protein, whose protein sequence is MKTIAVIGAGTMGNGIAHTFAQSGFTVKLIDVSEKSLDKGMATIAANLDRMLAKGTITQDDVVKTITNIITYTDIKDGVVGADLVVEAATENVELKLNIFRQLNEACSHNTILATNTSSISITQIGAVVAHPERVIGMHFMNPVPIMKLVEIIRGYNTSDEVTQIIMNLSEKLGKTPVEVNDYPGFVANRILMPMINEAIETLYNKVAGVYEIDTVMKLGMGHPMGPLQLADFIGLDVCLAILNVMYDGFKNPKYAPCPLLVNMVRAGKMGVKSGEGFYDYSASKKAEKIAKQFI, encoded by the coding sequence ATGAAAACAATAGCCGTAATCGGTGCAGGAACAATGGGTAACGGGATTGCTCATACGTTTGCCCAAAGTGGTTTCACCGTAAAATTAATTGATGTTTCCGAAAAATCATTAGACAAAGGAATGGCAACTATTGCTGCAAATTTGGATCGAATGTTGGCCAAAGGAACCATTACTCAAGACGATGTTGTAAAAACAATTACTAATATTATCACTTACACTGACATTAAAGATGGTGTTGTTGGTGCTGATTTGGTCGTTGAAGCAGCAACCGAAAATGTAGAATTGAAACTGAATATTTTCAGACAATTAAATGAAGCTTGCTCACACAATACTATTTTAGCTACCAATACTTCTTCTATTTCTATTACCCAAATTGGAGCGGTTGTAGCGCATCCGGAACGAGTGATTGGAATGCATTTTATGAATCCGGTACCAATTATGAAATTAGTTGAAATCATTCGCGGATACAACACGAGTGACGAAGTGACTCAAATCATCATGAATCTTTCCGAAAAATTAGGAAAAACGCCTGTTGAAGTTAATGATTATCCAGGTTTTGTAGCCAATAGAATTTTGATGCCTATGATTAATGAAGCCATAGAAACATTATACAACAAAGTAGCTGGCGTTTATGAAATTGATACCGTAATGAAACTGGGAATGGGACACCCTATGGGACCTTTACAACTAGCTGATTTTATTGGATTAGACGTTTGTTTGGCAATTCTAAACGTGATGTATGATGGATTCAAAAACCCAAAATATGCACCTTGTCCTTTATTAGTAAACATGGTCCGAGCTGGCAAAATGGGAGTAAAATCTGGTGAAGGTTTCTACGATTATTCGGCAAGCAAAAAAGCCGAAAAAATTGCCAAGCAGTTTATATAA
- a CDS encoding Gfo/Idh/MocA family protein, which translates to MLKIGVLGAGHLGKIHLRLLQQSEKYELVGFYDENLENGAKIAAEFGYKQFDTIAKLIHAVDVIDIVTPTLSHYKCAKVSIKSGKHVFIEKPISTTVEEAEEIIALAKEYHIKGQVGHVERFNPAFIATKNMIENPMFIEAHRLAEFNPRGTDVPVVLDLMIHDIDAILSVVKSKVKNINASGVSVISETPDIANARIEFENGCVANLTASRISMKNMRKSRFFQKDAYISVDFLEKKCEVVKMKDAPEVPGDFDMILQNAEGVKKQIYFSNPNVEQNNAILDELESFADAINNDTTPVVTLDQATDALKVAYQIIDCFKK; encoded by the coding sequence ATGCTGAAAATTGGAGTATTAGGTGCCGGCCACCTAGGAAAAATACATTTGCGCTTATTGCAACAATCTGAAAAATATGAATTAGTTGGATTTTATGATGAAAATCTAGAAAACGGGGCTAAAATTGCTGCTGAATTTGGTTACAAACAATTTGATACTATTGCCAAATTAATTCATGCTGTTGACGTTATAGATATTGTTACCCCTACTCTTTCTCATTACAAATGTGCGAAAGTTTCCATCAAATCCGGGAAACACGTATTTATTGAAAAACCTATTTCAACCACTGTTGAAGAAGCCGAAGAAATTATCGCTTTGGCAAAAGAATATCATATAAAAGGACAAGTGGGTCATGTCGAACGATTCAATCCTGCTTTTATTGCTACCAAAAACATGATTGAAAACCCCATGTTTATTGAAGCACATCGTTTAGCAGAGTTCAATCCGCGTGGAACCGATGTTCCTGTGGTGCTCGATTTGATGATTCACGATATTGATGCTATTTTGAGTGTCGTAAAATCTAAAGTTAAAAATATAAATGCCAGTGGTGTTTCGGTTATCAGTGAAACTCCTGATATCGCAAATGCCCGAATCGAATTCGAAAACGGTTGTGTCGCTAATTTAACGGCCAGCAGAATTTCGATGAAGAACATGCGCAAATCCAGATTCTTTCAAAAAGATGCCTATATCTCCGTTGATTTTCTCGAAAAGAAATGTGAAGTTGTAAAAATGAAAGATGCGCCGGAAGTTCCCGGAGATTTTGATATGATTTTGCAAAATGCAGAAGGCGTTAAAAAACAAATCTACTTTTCGAATCCAAATGTAGAACAAAACAATGCTATTTTGGATGAATTAGAATCCTTTGCAGACGCTATCAATAACGATACAACTCCAGTTGTTACTTTAGATCAAGCAACTGATGCTTTAAAAGTTGCTTATCAAATTATTGATTGTTTCAAAAAATAA
- a CDS encoding protein-L-isoaspartate(D-aspartate) O-methyltransferase: MKDTAKHQGLRNQLVSVLQQKGITDTTVLDAIKKIPRHLFLNSSFEDYAYQDKAFPIGAGQTISQPYTVAFQSQLLEVKKEHKILEIGTGSGYQTAVLCTMGAKVYSVERQNELFKKTSVLFPKLGIRPKHLSFGDGYKGLPSYAPFDSIIVTAGAPIIPQPLMAQLKIGGRLVIPLGEDVQIMTLLIRKNETQFEKHEFGEFRFVPLLEDKN, from the coding sequence TTGAAAGACACAGCCAAACATCAAGGACTTCGGAATCAATTAGTAAGCGTTTTGCAACAAAAAGGAATTACCGATACAACTGTTTTGGATGCGATAAAAAAAATCCCCCGTCACTTGTTTCTCAATTCCAGTTTTGAAGATTATGCCTATCAGGACAAAGCATTTCCTATTGGTGCCGGCCAAACGATTTCACAACCTTACACGGTTGCATTTCAATCTCAATTATTAGAAGTAAAAAAGGAACATAAAATATTAGAAATTGGAACAGGTTCCGGTTATCAAACGGCTGTTTTGTGTACTATGGGAGCCAAAGTGTATAGTGTAGAACGCCAGAATGAACTGTTCAAAAAAACATCGGTATTGTTTCCGAAACTAGGAATTCGTCCCAAACATCTTTCTTTTGGTGACGGCTACAAAGGTTTACCGAGTTACGCTCCTTTTGACAGTATTATTGTTACTGCCGGAGCTCCAATTATTCCTCAGCCGTTGATGGCACAATTAAAAATAGGAGGAAGGTTGGTAATTCCTTTAGGTGAAGATGTTCAAATTATGACTTTATTAATTCGTAAAAACGAAACTCAATTCGAGAAACACGAGTTTGGAGAGTTTCGTTTTGTTCCTTTATTAGAAGATAAAAATTAA
- a CDS encoding Fic family protein, which yields MKVLLKNAREKKGLKTREVAQKLGIDQALISKFESGTRKPTKDQIIKLASLLEIDFETLMVIWLKEKILYEIGQEEFALKALMVAEQEIKYNNSISSKKISSSLQKILNEIDSLKSKLETYKKVDALKTNKVLALEYTFESNRIEGNTMTLDETDLVINEGLTISGKSMREHLEAINHQEAIAFIKDFVQKNSILNERDLLTIHNLILRGIIPQDAGRYRKIQVLINESTHVPPEPNLVPKEMEDFFVWYEINKNKVHPVILAAEMHERIASIQPFIDGNGRTSRLIMNLILLQNGYVIANIKGDYDTQTKYYKALETAQIKNNKEDFILFIAQTEKESLQHYISIISQ from the coding sequence ATGAAAGTACTCCTCAAAAATGCAAGAGAAAAAAAAGGTTTGAAAACCCGAGAAGTAGCACAAAAACTTGGGATTGATCAAGCCTTAATCAGTAAGTTTGAAAGTGGCACCCGAAAACCAACCAAAGATCAAATTATAAAACTGGCTTCCTTATTAGAAATTGATTTTGAAACACTAATGGTAATTTGGCTAAAAGAAAAAATCCTTTACGAAATTGGTCAAGAAGAATTTGCCTTAAAAGCACTGATGGTTGCCGAACAAGAAATTAAATACAACAATTCTATTTCAAGTAAAAAGATTTCGTCGTCCTTACAAAAAATCCTGAATGAAATTGACTCCTTAAAATCAAAACTGGAAACCTACAAAAAGGTTGATGCTTTAAAAACTAATAAAGTTTTAGCATTAGAATATACTTTTGAAAGTAATAGAATAGAAGGAAATACGATGACACTTGACGAAACTGATTTGGTTATCAACGAAGGACTCACCATTTCCGGAAAAAGCATGCGTGAACATCTGGAAGCGATTAATCACCAAGAAGCCATTGCTTTTATCAAAGATTTTGTGCAAAAAAATAGTATTTTAAATGAACGTGATCTGTTGACTATTCACAATTTGATTTTGAGAGGAATCATTCCGCAAGATGCCGGACGCTATAGAAAAATCCAGGTGCTGATAAACGAAAGTACTCATGTGCCTCCAGAACCAAACTTAGTTCCCAAAGAAATGGAAGATTTTTTTGTTTGGTATGAAATCAATAAAAACAAAGTACATCCGGTCATTTTAGCTGCCGAAATGCACGAACGTATTGCTTCCATTCAGCCTTTCATTGATGGCAACGGCAGAACATCCCGCTTGATAATGAACTTGATTTTATTACAAAATGGTTATGTTATTGCTAATATCAAAGGAGATTATGACACCCAAACCAAATATTATAAAGCTTTAGAAACAGCTCAAATAAAAAACAATAAAGAAGATTTTATACTATTTATTGCTCAAACAGAAAAAGAAAGTTTACAACATTACATCAGTATTATTAGTCAATAA
- the smpB gene encoding SsrA-binding protein SmpB — MLKTVNILNKRARFDYEIIETFTAGIVLAGTEIKSIRLGKANITESFCEFSNNELFAINTYIEEYTFGNQFNHKARSERKLLLNKRELKSLARSVQAKGLTIIPLKLFTNEKGMAKLQIGLCKGKKTYDKRESLKEQDTKRDLDRIKKSF, encoded by the coding sequence ATGCTAAAAACAGTCAACATACTCAATAAAAGAGCCCGATTCGATTATGAAATAATTGAAACTTTCACTGCAGGAATTGTTTTGGCCGGAACCGAAATAAAATCAATTCGGTTAGGAAAAGCAAACATTACAGAAAGCTTTTGCGAGTTCAGCAATAATGAACTTTTTGCCATCAATACTTACATCGAAGAATATACTTTTGGGAACCAATTCAACCATAAAGCCAGAAGCGAAAGAAAGCTTTTGCTGAATAAAAGAGAATTAAAAAGTTTAGCCCGAAGTGTGCAGGCAAAAGGACTAACTATAATTCCTTTAAAATTATTCACGAACGAAAAAGGAATGGCTAAACTTCAAATTGGCCTTTGTAAAGGAAAGAAAACCTACGATAAAAGAGAATCGCTTAAGGAACAAGATACAAAACGTGATTTAGACCGAATTAAAAAATCATTTTAG
- a CDS encoding OmpW/AlkL family protein: protein MKKVIFAFLAVSFLTLNAQTKEENKTQDFKKWQARLRGIAVIPYESAKIGVIGGDVAISNTFVPELDFTYFFTEHFAAELILGTTKHDVNTVGSNISAIGGPTNYNVDLGSVYLLPPTLTAQYHFSPFAEKVFKPYVGAGVNYTIFYNVDEGSTVKNISYKNNVGYAFQVGFDLMLNEKFFINVDAKKLFLKTDVTVDASNLAPGLSIPADVTINPLVLGMGVGMKF, encoded by the coding sequence ATGAAAAAAGTAATTTTTGCCTTTTTGGCAGTGTCATTTTTGACATTAAATGCTCAAACCAAAGAAGAGAATAAAACACAGGATTTTAAAAAATGGCAGGCTCGTTTAAGAGGAATTGCAGTGATTCCTTATGAGAGTGCAAAAATTGGAGTTATTGGCGGAGACGTAGCAATTTCTAATACTTTTGTTCCAGAATTAGATTTTACTTATTTCTTTACAGAACATTTTGCTGCTGAGTTAATTTTAGGAACTACAAAACATGATGTAAATACAGTAGGGTCTAATATCTCTGCAATTGGAGGCCCTACAAATTACAATGTTGATTTAGGAAGTGTTTATTTATTACCTCCAACATTAACGGCTCAATATCATTTTTCACCTTTTGCCGAAAAAGTATTCAAGCCATATGTAGGAGCAGGGGTTAATTATACGATTTTTTATAATGTAGATGAAGGTTCAACTGTAAAAAATATTTCTTACAAAAATAATGTAGGCTATGCTTTTCAAGTTGGATTTGATTTGATGTTGAATGAAAAATTCTTCATCAATGTTGATGCTAAAAAGTTATTCTTAAAAACAGATGTAACTGTTGATGCTTCAAATTTAGCACCGGGATTAAGTATTCCTGCAGATGTAACCATCAATCCATTAGTATTAGGAATGGGTGTAGGAATGAAATTCTAG
- a CDS encoding VF530 family protein produces the protein MENLKSKDPLHGITLQKIVEYLADYYGFDTLGELIKIKCFNENPSVKSSLTFLRKTDWARKKVEELYLNTITKNRN, from the coding sequence ATGGAAAATTTAAAATCAAAAGACCCGCTTCACGGAATCACGCTGCAAAAAATCGTTGAATATTTAGCGGATTATTACGGATTTGATACCTTGGGCGAATTGATTAAAATTAAATGTTTTAATGAAAATCCAAGTGTGAAATCCAGTTTGACCTTTCTAAGAAAAACAGATTGGGCCAGAAAAAAAGTCGAAGAATTGTACCTCAATACGATTACAAAGAATAGAAATTAA
- a CDS encoding DUF3575 domain-containing protein, with translation MKKIFVLFILVFSVQIQSQTNLKVNAFTTLLTIPNVGIETSIGKKSTFQFDILASPWKSIKGNPRQFYTFIPEYRYHFHEKYNGFYVGAHLGATLFNFQKWNYLNTGKYEKGFGYVMGATIGYQTKINDKFGLDCFLGGGNQQGFYKGYYISTGERYDKAKDYNKSGEWLPYRGGVMISYRLN, from the coding sequence ATGAAAAAGATTTTCGTCCTCTTTATTCTTGTTTTTTCGGTTCAAATACAAAGCCAAACTAATCTAAAAGTAAATGCATTTACAACTTTATTGACGATTCCAAATGTAGGTATTGAAACGAGTATTGGTAAAAAATCAACCTTTCAATTTGATATTTTAGCTTCACCATGGAAATCAATCAAAGGAAATCCAAGACAGTTTTACACTTTTATTCCTGAATACAGGTATCATTTTCATGAAAAATACAATGGTTTTTATGTTGGTGCTCACCTTGGTGCGACGCTGTTCAATTTTCAAAAATGGAACTATTTGAATACAGGTAAATACGAAAAAGGATTTGGATATGTTATGGGAGCAACCATTGGATATCAAACCAAGATTAACGATAAATTTGGGTTAGATTGCTTTTTGGGTGGCGGAAATCAACAAGGCTTTTACAAAGGGTATTACATCAGTACTGGCGAACGATACGATAAAGCTAAAGATTACAATAAAAGCGGAGAATGGTTGCCTTACAGAGGTGGCGTTATGATTTCGTATCGCTTAAATTGA
- a CDS encoding GNAT family N-acetyltransferase: MLAINFSPFPNLETERLFLRRVDVKDVNEIIALRSNPETMKYIPRPLVKTIEDALEHIAMMDAKIENNEGINWAITQKGNPKLIGVIGHYRIKPEHYRAEIGYMLLPEFSGKGIISEAVKEVVKYGFKGMQLHSIEAVIDPENNASAKVLEKNGFVKEAHLKENEFFEGRFLDSVIYSLLNK, from the coding sequence ATGCTAGCCATTAATTTTTCTCCTTTTCCAAATCTTGAAACCGAACGTTTATTTTTAAGAAGAGTCGATGTAAAAGATGTAAACGAAATAATTGCGTTGCGTTCGAATCCAGAAACGATGAAATATATACCAAGACCTTTGGTAAAAACTATTGAAGATGCGCTTGAACATATTGCAATGATGGATGCTAAAATAGAAAATAACGAAGGCATCAATTGGGCGATTACTCAAAAAGGAAATCCAAAACTAATTGGTGTTATTGGACATTACAGAATTAAACCAGAACATTATCGAGCAGAAATTGGCTATATGCTGCTTCCTGAATTTAGTGGAAAAGGCATAATTTCTGAGGCTGTAAAAGAAGTTGTCAAATATGGTTTTAAAGGGATGCAACTGCATTCGATTGAAGCTGTTATTGATCCTGAAAATAATGCTTCCGCAAAAGTTTTAGAGAAAAATGGATTTGTAAAAGAAGCACATCTGAAAGAAAATGAATTTTTTGAAGGTCGTTTTTTAGATAGTGTTATTTATTCCCTTTTAAATAAATGA
- a CDS encoding aldose 1-epimerase family protein has product MTTTIKNSNLSAEINPFGAELISLKSNNNKEYIWEGNPDFWGKHSPVLFPIVGTLKNNSFLYEGTQYHLSRHGFARDMTFELIEKKENSATFSIKSSMETLKKYPFEFELQLIYTLHNSNLDIEYKVINTGKSKMPFSIGAHPAFALAGNFENYSIAFEKEEPLEYYLLENDLISNKTATIQPKQKQIPLTYDLFENDALIFKKLQSNALTILEDSNPVLTIHFEDFPSLGIWTKMNAPFLCIEPWFGYSDTNENSGNLFEKEGIQVLDKDQTFQAKFSIEIL; this is encoded by the coding sequence TTGACTACAACTATTAAAAACTCGAATCTATCGGCTGAAATTAATCCTTTTGGTGCGGAATTAATCTCTTTGAAAAGCAACAATAATAAAGAATACATTTGGGAAGGAAATCCAGATTTTTGGGGAAAACATTCTCCGGTTTTGTTTCCAATTGTGGGAACTCTAAAAAACAATTCGTTTTTATATGAAGGAACCCAATATCATCTTTCCCGACACGGTTTTGCCAGAGATATGACATTTGAGTTAATTGAAAAAAAAGAAAACAGTGCCACTTTCTCCATAAAATCTTCAATGGAAACTTTAAAAAAATATCCTTTTGAATTTGAATTGCAATTAATTTACACACTGCATAATTCAAATTTAGACATTGAATACAAAGTAATTAATACCGGAAAATCAAAAATGCCTTTTTCTATCGGAGCTCACCCGGCTTTTGCTTTAGCGGGAAATTTCGAAAATTATTCAATTGCATTCGAAAAAGAAGAGCCTTTAGAATATTATCTTTTAGAAAATGATTTAATTTCGAACAAGACGGCAACCATTCAACCGAAACAGAAGCAAATTCCGTTGACATATGATTTGTTTGAAAATGATGCCTTAATTTTCAAAAAATTACAATCGAATGCATTGACCATTTTAGAGGATTCAAATCCTGTATTAACCATTCATTTCGAAGATTTTCCAAGTTTAGGGATTTGGACCAAAATGAATGCGCCTTTTTTATGCATTGAGCCATGGTTTGGATATTCAGACACAAATGAAAACTCGGGTAATTTATTTGAAAAAGAAGGCATTCAGGTTTTAGACAAAGACCAGACTTTTCAAGCTAAATTCAGTATTGAAATTCTTTAA